In the Leptotrichia sp. oral taxon 223 genome, AATACTTACGACTTATTTTACTGAAAATTATTTTGGAGCTTCATCCAAGTTTTGTGCATACGGCAAATCATATTTTCCCATAACTTCTTTTTTTAAATTAAAGTTTTGTGCAAAAAATATTGCAAACATTCCCAAATCATGGTTTCGTTTTAGCTGCATAAATCCCCTTTTAAATATTGAAGCCCATCCAAAAAAACTTTTTCTTGCATTGGCACATTTTTTGGAAAGTTCATCGGGAGTTTGATCGGTTGGAAGAAAGGAAATCCGTCCATAAGGATAATTTTCATCTAGCCACCATTTTTCACTAAGAAGCCGCTTTTCTTCTCTTAATTTTCTGTAAACGCCTGTTTTTGGGAATGGTACGAGATGGTTAAAGGCCGCAAAGTAAAATCCATGTTTTTTGGCAAATTTTACCGTTTCATCAAAAGTTTCCTTCGTATCATTTCCATAACCGAATACAAAAGTAGCATAAATTCCGATTCCATAACTATGAATTTTTTCCGTCAGTTCATTTATTTCCCCAACGCCACTTCTCCAGCCTTTCCCCATATCCTTTAAAATATTTGGATTCATCGACTCGTACCCAATCAAAATCATTTTACATCCGCTTTTTTTCATCCAGTAAAGCAATTCATCATTTTTCGCAATGGTAATAGCTCCTTGCGTTACCCATTTTATATTTAATGGAGCAATCGCTTTGCAAATCTCAATTGCATGTTTATGATCCGCCACAAAATTATCATCAATAAAAAAAACATACTTCTTCCCAGAATTTTTTATATCCTGCACAATTTCCTCAATAGGACGCCTAAAATACTTTTTCTTATAATAGGAATGAATCGCACAGAAATCACACCCAAAATTACACCCACGCCCTGTTTCAATCAGTGCAAGCGGTGAATATTTCCTATCTTTGTAAATACTCCTGTCAGGCATTGCAAAAGACGTAGTTACACCATAATACCGTTTTTCCAGCTTATTCTTGCTCAAATCGTTCAACATCTTTGTCCACACGCTTTCCGCATTTCCCAAAATAATCGAATCAAAATGTTCCAGACACTCGTCAGGCTCTACAGTTGGATGATACCCCCCTGCAAGTACCTTTATCCCTCTTTTCTGAAATTTTTTTGCTATTTCGTAAGCTCTTTTGGCAGTATAAGTTTCCACAGAAATCACAACCAAATCTGTATTTTCCTCATAATTTATAAACTCATTCCTGTCATCCATAAAATTCGTTTCAATATCCTCAGGAGTTAAAGATTTTAAAACTGCAATCATAAGTGGCTCCATATTTTTCCATGTTTTTATATATTTCTGCCCTTTTTTCTTCCCAATGGCAGGCAGTATAAATGTTATTTT is a window encoding:
- a CDS encoding radical SAM protein, encoding MKITFILPAIGKKKGQKYIKTWKNMEPLMIAVLKSLTPEDIETNFMDDRNEFINYEENTDLVVISVETYTAKRAYEIAKKFQKRGIKVLAGGYHPTVEPDECLEHFDSIILGNAESVWTKMLNDLSKNKLEKRYYGVTTSFAMPDRSIYKDRKYSPLALIETGRGCNFGCDFCAIHSYYKKKYFRRPIEEIVQDIKNSGKKYVFFIDDNFVADHKHAIEICKAIAPLNIKWVTQGAITIAKNDELLYWMKKSGCKMILIGYESMNPNILKDMGKGWRSGVGEINELTEKIHSYGIGIYATFVFGYGNDTKETFDETVKFAKKHGFYFAAFNHLVPFPKTGVYRKLREEKRLLSEKWWLDENYPYGRISFLPTDQTPDELSKKCANARKSFFGWASIFKRGFMQLKRNHDLGMFAIFFAQNFNLKKEVMGKYDLPYAQNLDEAPK